CTTTTGACGAAGGCAGGCAACCTGCGACAACACTTTCAATAATGACTGCAAGTGATTAAATAACAATAACAGGAGAACAATATGGGTAACTCAACCAAACCCTCAGGCTCGAGGTGCTCAGCACTGATACGACGCCTTGGGTACGCCTGTGCGAGCCTAGCGCTGGCCTCAATATCACACTCAGCACTGGCTGCATGCGATTACACCATCAGCAACGATTGGGGCTCCGGCTTTACCGCGAGCATCAGCGTTACCAACGACACGTCAACGGCCGTAAATGGCTGGACAGTCTCTTGGGAATACCCCGGTGACGACCGAATCACCAATCTGTGGAATGCTAATTTATCGGGCAACAACCCCTATTCTGCCAGTGACATGGGCTGGAACGGCAACCTGCAGCCAGGCCAAACGGCTTCATTCGGCTTTCAGGGAAACTCCGGAAGCGCCATCGAAATTCCTCAAGTAACCGGTGCGCTTTGCGACGGCGGCTCAAGCTCTTCAAGTTCTAGCAGTTCTTCAAGTTCTAGCAGTTCTTCAAGTTCTAGCAGTTCTTCAAGTTCTAGCAGTTCTTCAAGTTCTAGCAGTTCTTCAAGTTCTAGCAGTTCTTCAAGTTCTAGCAGCTCTTCAAGTTCTAGCAGCTCTTCAAGTTCTATCAGCTCTTCAAGTTCTAGCAGTTCTTCAAGCTCTAGCAGCTCTTCAAGTTCTAGCAGTTCTTCAAGTTCTAGCAGCTCTTCAAGTTCTAGCAGTTCTTCAAGCTCTAGCAGCTCTTCAAGTTCTAGCAGCTCTTCAAGTTCTAGCAGTTCTTCAAGTTCTAGCAGTTCTTCAAGTTCTAGCAGTTCTTCAAGTTCTAGCAGTTCTTCAAGTTCTAGCAGCTCTTCAAGTTCTAGCAGTTCTTCAAGTTCTAGCACCTCTACCGGAGGCACTTGTGACGGTGTAAATGTCTACCCCAACTGGACCGCGAAAGACTGGGAAGGCGGCACAAATAACCATGCCAATGCCGGCGACCAGATGGTCTACGACGGCGTGCTCTATCAAGCTAACTGGTACACCAATACAGTGCCCGGTAGTGACTTTTCTTGGACAAACCAAGGCTCCTGTGACGGCACCTCTAGCTCCTCGTCCAGCTCTAGCTCCTCGTCCAGCTCTAGCTCTTCGTCCAGTTCTAGCTCCCCGTCCAGTTCTAGCTCTTCGTCCGATGGCGGATACGAAGTGCCTGAAAACGATTTTGCCGTTAACGGCGGCGTTGAAGACGGCATAACCAGCTGGGGTGCCAGAGGTAGTGTAGTCACTCAAAGCTTCGCCGACAGTCGCACAGGATCGGCCAGTGCCCTTATCGTCGACCGCACCGCAAACTGGTACGGTATCACTGTTAACGTTAACCCATTAACCGATGGTAACGAATACGACGTTGCCGTATGGGTGAAGCTGGCCGCTGGAGAGCCCGATAGCGTTATTAATCTTACCGGCAAGAAAATTGATGATGACGATGGCACAACCTACGATGAGTACGTTCGTGTAAGCACCATCACCGCTACTGCAGGGGAATGGACATTGCTGCAGGGTTACTACACGCATATTGAAACTACGCCCTTCCAGTACTTTGTAATTGAGTCAGAAAGCGAAACCGTTAGCTACTATGCCGACGATTTTTCCATTGGCGGTCAGGTAACCGATGTCGTCATTCCCGACTTCGGCTTCTTTGTTGGCAACATCACCACCAATGGCAACGTTGGGTCCGACTTCATGGATTTCTGGGACCAACTCACACCCGAGAACGAAGGTAAATGGGGCTCGATCGAAGGCACGCGTGATGTGTACAATTGGGATGGAATGGATCGCGCATACGCCTACGCCGTTGCCAACAATATACCGTTTAAAGCACACACTTTCGTTTGGGGTAGCCAAGCACCAAATTGGATCGGCGGCTTAAGCGCAACCGAGCAGGCAGAAGAAATCGAGGAGTGGATAAAGGACTATTGTGCTCGCTACCCCGCAACCGCCATGATCGATGTCGTTAACGAAGCAGTTCCAGGCCACGCGCCGGCGACTTTTGCCGAAAACGCATTCGGTAGTGATTGGATAATTCGCTCGTTTGAATTGGCGCGACAGTATTGCCCCAGTGCGACACTGATCCTTAACGACTACAACGTGCTAATTTGGAATACCGACGAGTTCCTAGCCATGGCGCAGCCAGTAGTTGATGCCGGTGTTGTTGATGCTATTGGTGTGCAAGCCCACGGCCTCGAAACAATGACAGCAGGCGACCTGCAAAGCGCACTCAATCGCATTGCCTCTCTAGGCCTCCCCATCTATGTTTCTGAGTACGACATTAATATTGCCGATGACCAAGAACAACTGGGCATCATGCAGGAACAATTCCCAGTATTCTTTGACCACAGCGCAGTGGCGGGAATTACCTTCTGGGGTTACGTTGTTGGCGCTACCTGGCGCGACAATACCGGACTTATTTATGACGACGGTACCCAACGCCCAGCCATGACTTGGTTAATGGACTATCTGGGGCGTTAAAAGCCTGCTAGCCTCTTAACTATTAAAGAGGCTTAGCCGCAATTTCAACGGCCACCCCAACGGGGATGGCCGTTTTTGTTTTCGGCACTGAAGTAAATTGACACGGCCTAATTGGCTGTACACCCGTGTACAACAGGTCAAACCGGTAACTCTCTTTACTGCAT
The Teredinibacter franksiae DNA segment above includes these coding regions:
- a CDS encoding endo-1,4-beta-xylanase is translated as MGNSTKPSGSRCSALIRRLGYACASLALASISHSALAACDYTISNDWGSGFTASISVTNDTSTAVNGWTVSWEYPGDDRITNLWNANLSGNNPYSASDMGWNGNLQPGQTASFGFQGNSGSAIEIPQVTGALCDGGSSSSSSSSSSSSSSSSSSSSSSSSSSSSSSSSSSSSSSSSSSSSSSSSSSSSSSISSSSSSSSSSSSSSSSSSSSSSSSSSSSSSSSSSSSSSSSSSSSSSSSSSSSSSSSSSSSSSSSSSSSSSSSSSSSSSSSSSSSTSTGGTCDGVNVYPNWTAKDWEGGTNNHANAGDQMVYDGVLYQANWYTNTVPGSDFSWTNQGSCDGTSSSSSSSSSSSSSSSSSSSSSPSSSSSSSDGGYEVPENDFAVNGGVEDGITSWGARGSVVTQSFADSRTGSASALIVDRTANWYGITVNVNPLTDGNEYDVAVWVKLAAGEPDSVINLTGKKIDDDDGTTYDEYVRVSTITATAGEWTLLQGYYTHIETTPFQYFVIESESETVSYYADDFSIGGQVTDVVIPDFGFFVGNITTNGNVGSDFMDFWDQLTPENEGKWGSIEGTRDVYNWDGMDRAYAYAVANNIPFKAHTFVWGSQAPNWIGGLSATEQAEEIEEWIKDYCARYPATAMIDVVNEAVPGHAPATFAENAFGSDWIIRSFELARQYCPSATLILNDYNVLIWNTDEFLAMAQPVVDAGVVDAIGVQAHGLETMTAGDLQSALNRIASLGLPIYVSEYDINIADDQEQLGIMQEQFPVFFDHSAVAGITFWGYVVGATWRDNTGLIYDDGTQRPAMTWLMDYLGR